A single window of Uloborus diversus isolate 005 chromosome 5, Udiv.v.3.1, whole genome shotgun sequence DNA harbors:
- the LOC129223336 gene encoding gastrula zinc finger protein XlCGF46.1-like codes for MAKVLEEIKDSKVFICKYCGKFFTEKTSMKEHLETHTEENLYTCKVCEKSFATNDSLKKHARFHAGGKAHVCDTCGEAFVAVSKLRTHAKLHIIDKELHACEVCNRTFYRKVSLDQHMKSHRELPFVCEYCKRSFAELSDLERHIATNCRKVKHFCKYCGFVFDRKGELQKHVAKQHAYPCKDCGKSFQKKIDFHRHLIANCKEVINSLLQCVHCDKVFYRTDEWQKHAVTHEKLNYRCEKCGKAFVTTSQLKVHSLSHKDMLFCCDLCNKMFTNKENYQDHVRSHLPTCDFCGESFPDDAELTAHMESHITSSRICATCGKAFSEDADLQEHEKIHQDDYVCKVCSKTFVRLDEFEDHNKSHGQENPYTCEWCGMTFAYERILQMHSIVHTGKLP; via the coding sequence ATGGCAAAAGTTTTGGAAGAGATAAAAGATTCAAAAGTATTCATATGCAAATACTGCGGCAAGTTCTTCACCGAAAAAACTTCCATGAAAGAGCATCTAGAGACGCATACAGAAGAAAATCTCTACACCTGCAAGGTTTGTGAAAAATCTTTTGCTACAAATGACTCTCTTAAAAAACATGCTAGATTTCATGCGGGAGGAAAGGCACATGTGTGTGATACCTGTGGGGAGGCTTTCGTTGCAGTTAGTAAATTAAGGACGCATGCTAAATTACATATTATAGATAAAGAACTACATGCTTGTGAAGTATGCAACAGAACTTTTTATCGAAAAGTTAGCTTGGACCAACACATGAAATCTCACAGAGAACTGCCATTTGTTTGTGAATATTGTAAAAGATCCTTTGCGGAACTTAGCGACTTGGAACGTCATATTGCTACTAACTGTCGAAAAGTTAAGCATTTTTGTAAATACTGTGGCTTCGTTTTTGATCGAAAAGGTGAGTTGCAGAAGCATGTTGCAAAGCAACATGCTTATCCTTGTAAGGACTGTggtaaaagctttcaaaaaaaaattgatttccaCCGTCACCTCATTGCTAACTGTAAAGAAGTAATCAATAGTTTACTGCAATGTGTACACTGCGATAAGGTTTTTTACCGAACGGACGAATGGCAAAAGCATGCTGTGACTCACGAGAAGCTAAATTACCGTTGTGAAAAATGTGGCAAAGCTTTTGTTACAACATCGCAATTAAAGGTCCATTCTCTCTCGCACAAAGACATGCTGTTTTGTTGCGACCTGTGTAATAAGATGTTTACCAACAAAGAGAACTATCAGGACCACGTGAGGTCGCATTTGCCAACTTGCGACTTTTGCGGTGAATCTTTTCCGGACGATGCCGAGTTGACAGCTCATATGGAGAGTCACATTACTTCATCACGTATTTGCGCCACGTGCGGGAAAGCCTTTTCGGAAGATGCGGATTTGCAAGAGCACGAGAAGATTCACCAGGACGATTACGTTTGCAAGGTCTGTTCTAAAACCTTTGTTCGGTTGGATGAATTTGAGGATCATAACAAATCGCATGGTCAAGAAAACCCGTATACTTGTGAATGGTGTGGAATGACCTTTGCTTATGAAAGGATTTTACAAATGCATTCAATTGTGCACACTGGGAAGTTGCCCTAA
- the LOC129222816 gene encoding transmembrane protein 237B-like, protein MSSTSIARQNRRKKLKQLPPITSLKVPQVLMLSPAALDSSTDYDGSPNLSQCDSELDSERKLEQKIDQEKDSEEKENFNASTGCSFVQCDVSSRPVGKVFIEEERGFKAIDLSENFQPHFTNAPHQTELKSELGIDLACRTARYFHGISNFLHGVLGGMSLLHILLLFHLIYSENYGEDLLNHYSFLSQPVHNVFNFLCIVCCISAFDRYDIGNPKQLYHSIKRCDIKVLVLIIYPICLILSLSTASVDEKFCLPQANLTALELLKVMESQDELFYWKTLSLSKCFGVLIGWIIISWDPNSNLFYKKLKGIKEQSRKSGGHLRNS, encoded by the exons ATGAGTTCAACGAGCATTGCACGTcaaaataggagaaaaaaactgaaacagcTTCCACCAATAACATCTCTAAAGGTGCCACAAGTGTTAATGTTGTCACCAGCTGCACTGGATTCGAGCACTGATTATGATGGATCTCCAAATTTATCGCAGTGTGATAGTGAACTGGATTCTGAAAGGAAATTGGAACAGAAAATTGATCAAGAGAAAGATTCtgaggaaaaagaaaactttaatgcTTCCACAGGTTGTAGTTTTGTTCAGTGCGACGTATCCAGTAGACCAGTTGGAAAGGTATTTATAGAAGAAGAAA gaGGTTTTAAGGCTATTGATTTGAGCGAAAACTTCCAACCACATTTTACCAATGCTCCTCATCAGACAGAACTGAAGTCTGAATTGGGAATTGATCTTGCGTGCAGGACAGCCAGGTACTTTCATGGTATCAGTAACTTTTTACATGGAGTTCTTGGTGGCATGTCCCTTTTACATATTCTTCTGTTATTTCATCTGATATATTCTGAAAATTACGGCGAAGATCTGCTGAACCACTACAGTTTTTTATCACAACCTGTTCACAATGTTTTCAACTTTCTCTGTATTGTGTGCTGCATTTCTGCTTTTGACAG gtatgaTATTGGTAACCCTAAGCAGTTGTATCATTCAATTAAAAGGTGTGACATAAAGGTTTTAGTGCTCATCATTTATCCCATTTGTTTAATTCTGAGTCTCAGCACAGCCAGTGTGGATGAGAAATTTTGCTTGCCACAAGCAAATTTAACAGCTTTGGAATTGCTCAAAGTGATG gAATCCCAAGATGAActtttttattggaaaacatTGAGCCTGAGCAAATGTTTTGGAGTTCTAATAGGATGGATCATTATATCTTGGGATCCCAAtagcaatttattttataaaaagctCAAAGGTATTAAAGAACAGAGCCGAAAGTCTGGAGGACATTTGAGAAACAGCTGA
- the LOC129222298 gene encoding proteasome subunit beta type-3-like has product MSIFSYNGGLVIAMTGKNCVAIAADRRLGVRAQTVAMDFQKIYEMGPRLFMGLPGLATDAATVSQKLKFRLNMYELREGREMTPKTFASVVSNMLYEQRFGPFFVEPVIAGLHPITYEPYISAMDVIGCINMTEDFVVAGTATEQAQGMCEALWEPDMEPEDLFEKISQALVNAFDRDAISGWGGIVHVIEKDKITTKILKTRMD; this is encoded by the exons aGTATATTCAGTTACAATGGAGGTTTAGTCATTGCCATGACTGGCAAGAACTGTGTTGCTATTGCAGCTGACAGAAGGCTTGGTGTCAGAGCTCAAACTGTTGCTATGGATTTTCAAAAGATCTATGAAATGGGACCAAGGTTATTCATGGGGCTGCCTGGATTAGCCACAGATGCTGCAACTGT ATCTCAAAAGCTAAAATTTCGACTGAATATGTATGAACTTAGAGAAGGGAGAGAGATGACACCTAAAACATTTGCTTCTGTTGTGTCAAATATGCTCTATGAACAAAG gtttgGACCTTTTTTTGTGGAACCCGTGATAGCTGGCTTGCACCCAATCACTTATGAACCTTATATCTCTGCCATGGATGTCATTGGGTGCATAAATATGACAGAAGATTTTGTTGTTGCTGGTACAGCTACTGAACAAGCTCAGGGAATGTGTGAAGCATTGTGGGAACCTGATAtg GAACCGGaagatctttttgaaaaaatatctcaaGCTTTAGTAAATGCTTTTGATAGGGATGCTATTTCTGGCTGGGGAGGTATAGTACATGTAAT tgaaaaagacaaaataacaacTAAGATTTTAAAAACGAGGATGGATTAA